TGACGATCCCATTGAAGCCATCCGGATGGCGAAGAAGAATGAAACGGAAGTGAAAAATTATTTTCAGATGGTATCGAGGCGATTGATCGAAAACGATCTGCGCAAGCTGTTTCAAGAGCTGGCGCTGGAGACCGAACATCACCTTGCGATTTTAGAATCCTCGTTCGTCGAGCCGATCTCTATCGAATCCAGTGGTATTAAAAGTGAAACGGTCTATTCCGAGGTGGTAAAAAGCCAGAAGGAATCTATACGGACTTGGTAGGGACTCTTCATCCGTTTGCAAGGCTCGTTATGTCGAATAACGAGCCTTTTTTATATTGATTAAAATCTTTTTTTTGTATACTTTTAAACGGTTAGCGTAAGGACAAGTCGTTATGAAGAGCATCTATATGGACCATCATGCCACGACGCCCCTGGATCCGGAGGTGCTCGCCGCCATGATGCCCTATTTGACCGAAGAGTTCGGCAATCCTTCCAGCAGCACCCATGAATGGGGCCGCCGTGCCCGCAAGGCGGTGGAAGCTGCAAGAGCGCAGATCGCCCAGACGATCGGCGCAGAGACAGACGAGATCATCTTCACCAGTGGGGCCACTGAATCCGACAATCTGGCAGTCAAGGGAGTGGCTTTCTCCGCGGCAGAAAAAAAAGGCCGCATCATCACTCAGGCTACTGAACATAAAGCGATCCTGGATACAGTCCAATACCTGGAAAAAATGGGCTATGAGATCTATTACGTCAAATTGGATCCCTACGGCATGATCGACATGGAGGATCTGGAGCGGAACATCACGCCGGAGACTCTTCTGATCAGCATCCA
This is a stretch of genomic DNA from bacterium. It encodes these proteins:
- a CDS encoding aminotransferase class V-fold PLP-dependent enzyme, whose product is MKSIYMDHHATTPLDPEVLAAMMPYLTEEFGNPSSSTHEWGRRARKAVEAARAQIAQTIGAETDEIIFTSGATESDNLAVKGVAFSAAEKKGRIITQATEHKAILDTVQYLEKMGYEIYYVKLDPYGMIDMEDLERNITPETLLISI